The genome window AAGGTGCTATCGGTATCAGTCCCTCCGGACCTGGCCCGAGACTTCGAACGGCTGGCGGAGCAGCAGGGCGGCAACAAGAGCGAGCTGTTCCGCGAGATGTTGCGCGTCTACCAGGCCTACCAGGAGACCGGACGCTTCGAGATCCTCCAGCGCTATGGCGCCGCGCGCGCCCGTGC of Actinomycetota bacterium contains these proteins:
- a CDS encoding ribbon-helix-helix domain-containing protein — translated: MRGRRDRLAPRISTVHAQAARFIHCYTLSRRGGPPLVQRTSKVLSVSVPPDLARDFERLAEQQGGNKSELFREMLRVYQAYQETGRFEILQRYGAARARA